One Vairimorpha necatrix chromosome 7, complete sequence DNA segment encodes these proteins:
- a CDS encoding putative SP-containing membrane protein: protein MILILWFLKFVISINDLNEYFDNKNSSLKSKENLFKKINYDLAYLKALYRAIYDVIIKIIYKGDSYLKIKQHNHSEREYFGELGCNKTTERYLPSENINVLMLSHTEQLDSIATEVVPMVELLYLCEVYGEYDKEHDMVILGPDLENIIKDSFEIYKGASLFSRTVKLKQCFDKKFLDRIGCENYFDFNATKETIERSHQKQRGNINDSLLLKNTENYVTSNLTKEIFLQNTSVDVPNTTESDFKLLPYNSTLNGNSADIDVQGSQSGYSLYFRSSYMLFLVLLFFIILVVGIILFYFIRKYKKSKRSYELAPVEAIKLTNITSDQ from the coding sequence atgatattaattttatggtTTTTAAAGTTTGTAATCAGTATCAATGATTTAAATGAGTATTttgacaataaaaattcatctttaaaatcaaaagaaaatttatttaagaaGATTAATTACGATCTAGCATATTTGAAGGCCTTATATAGAGCTATCTACGAcgttattattaaaataatttataaggGGGACAGTtatcttaaaataaaacaacatAATCACTCAGAAAGAGAGTATTTTGGAGAACTGGGATGTAATAAAACAACCGAAAGATATTTGCCATCcgaaaatataaatgtcTTGATGCTGTCCCACACTGAACAGCTCGATTCGATTGCAACAGAAGTAGTTCCTATGGTTGAACTTTTGTACCTCTGTGAAGTATATGGTGAATATGATAAAGAACACGATATGGTGATATTAGGTCCggatttagaaaatatcataaaagaTAGTTTTGAAATCTACAAAGGCgcatctttattttctagaaCTGTCAAACTTAAACAATgctttgataaaaaatttttagatagAATAGGGTGCGAAAATTACTTTGATTTTAATGCAACAAAAGAAACTATAGAAAGATCCCACCAGAAACAAAGAGGTAACATAAATGATTCGTTGCTGTTAAAAAACACAGAAAACTATGTAACATCAAATTTaacaaaagaaatttttttacaaaatacaAGTGTAGATGTGCCCAATACTACTGAAAGTGATTTCAAGTTGTTGCCCTACAACTCAACACTCAATGGAAATTCTGCAGACATTGACGTACAAGGTAGTCAAAGCGGctattctttatattttagatcTAGTTATATGTTGTTTTTGGTTTTATTGttctttataattctaGTCGTAggcataattttattttattttattcgaaaatataagaaaagcAAAAGATCCTATGAATTAGCTCCAGTGGAAGCAATTAAACTTACCAATATAACATCCGATcaataa
- a CDS encoding putative SP-containing membrane protein has translation MRSRFYLPFLFIFLIFKIKTSSKESDLLADIFYFDNKKNCHITKNYKTGESFKRNIIEIFVNLVWKTLTKNSIFICTLKKDNLLESFHDRKKILKNDYMTRILPYLGAYENDYVYTGLITDAEKRFLDMIVARTYKIFRSFRICYKDKLDKPCSLLITMKKIINKGICIKSNGINRYPDFHYKWCSDIFYYYDSCFDEKFKNLTVSFARDSKKYISESLCMDEFYELKNFNFTDSTSFENLANAFGSAFDCVHNSIKTGNGSKYKKNKSNVDYQTTKNYYNCTNSAEIYNERQSRENLNDTTYESIINVTNSENEIHETTYEGPFNYNINNKTEKGIEYLKDLLSTNLSNSDIQIAVLLVPVLLILLIIYFFLKKY, from the coding sequence ATGAGGTCACGATTTTATTTGCcgtttttgtttatatttctaatttttaaaataaaaactagCAGTAAAGAGTCCGATTTACTTgctgatattttttattttgataataaaaaaaattgtcatataactaaaaattataaaacagGTGAGAGTTTTAAGAGGAATattattgaaatatttgtaaatttagtATGGAAAACATTAACTAAAAATTCCATTTTCATTTGTACTTTAAAGAAAGACAATCTTCTGGAAAGTTTCCATGACagaaaaaagatattaaaaaatgattacATGACAAGGATTTTACCTTATCTAGGAGCGTATGAAAATGATTATGTATATACAGGCTTGATAACTGATGCagaaaaaagatttttagacATGATAGTCGCTAGAAcgtataaaatttttcgtTCGTTTCGCATCTGTTACAAAGACAAGCTAGATAAACCGTGCTCTCTTCTAATAactatgaaaaaaattattaataaaggGATTTGTATTAAATCCAATGGTATAAATAGGTATCCAGATTTCCATTACAAGTGGTGTAGTGatatcttttattattatgaCAGTTGTTTTGAcgaaaaattcaaaaatcttACAGTTTCATTTGCGAGGGacagtaaaaaatatataagcGAATCTCTCTGTATGGATGAGTTCTAtgaacttaaaaatttcaattttactGATTCTACCTCTTTTGAGAATCTTGCTAATGCCTTTGGTTCTGCCTTTGATTGTGTACATAATAGTATTAAAACGGGTAACGGCTCTaaatacaagaaaaataaatctaatgTTGATTACCAAACTACCAAAAATTACTATAATTGTACAAATTCGGCTGAGATTTATAATGAAAGGCAATCTAGAGAAAATCTTAATGACACAACTTATGAAAGTATCATTAATGTCACTAATTCAGAGAATGAGATACACGAAACTACTTATGAAGGAccatttaattataatattaacaaCAAAACCGAAAAAGGaattgaatatttaaaagactTATTGAGCACCAACTTGAGCAATAGTGACATTCAGATCGCAGTACTTTTAGTGCctgttttattaattttattaattatttatttttttttaaagaaatattaa
- a CDS encoding ABC transporter has protein sequence MLSNKKILKYENLIYEVKNKDKKINSKYVTIINGLSATIESGKVTAVMGASGCGKTHLFELLIGNLSTNCKTSGKITYNGQERDWKKWTKQIAFLPQDDIYYPDLTTYESIIYNLSFNSNNYKENIKIANDAINCACIFYKKDAPIRTLSGGERKRAMMAITMANNPEILILDEPTAGLDSYSALKIVESLKKYAVDTNNIVIMTVHQPGDGMFNLFDDLIFLTRGGLFYAGPVNEINSFLESTNICPPTNMSHSEALFMLHSDPKESEFARKYENAVKDIVYRNAVKDPLPEPKACNNKSMVFFGINVRHIFILLKHNFSLMLKSPDRFKSYLMFIIFSLLSFGPSVIIKFIAKHEDILEDYDSLRQANLKFSEKLALSYVLFSSEYMISVALWTTFFSINMQDEVILKMELFTRKYSLMTYYLYNFVQKFLCSYIFLTIGYLIMFIIDFNSGYPAETIYLLYPIIIISLFLTVAVNLLLTSIPLGFKMSYFIVLCNTFGVYCGHTLLINAYKIFLERFWDKTPLALNLLLLFPNYCFDIYSMTKMRIIRRNTQPRFFHDIIEHLKFYEIGGYSPYAESTPIIRSRRQYSLIRSLVPNEFFYDPKFALSLISFDIEPNTLLFIIPISFSICVMLTLLNMWFNKVSNIRTKLMS, from the coding sequence ATGTtatcaaacaaaaaaattttgaagtATGAAAATCTTATCTATgaagttaaaaataaagataaaaaaataaacagcAAGTATGTCACAATAATTAATGGATTATCTGCAACAATAGAATCTGGGAAAGTTACTGCTGTTATGGGAGCTAGCGGCTGTGGTAAAACACATTTGTTCGAATTGCTTATCGGTAATTTATCTACTAATTGTAAGACTTCGGGGAAAATAACTTACAATGGCCAAGAAAGAGATTGGAAAAAATGGACGAAACAGATAGCCTTTCTCCCCCAGGATGATATATATTATCCCGATTTGACTACTTACGAATCTATTATATACAACCTCTCATTTAATTCGAATAACTATaaggaaaatattaagataGCGAACGATGCCATTAATTGCGcatgcattttttataaaaaggaTGCACCAATAAGAACATTATCTGGTGGAGAAAGGAAAAGAGCTATGATGGCAATCACAATGGCAAATAATcctgaaattttaatattagaCGAGCCAACAGCCGGACTTGATTCCTATAGTGCACTAAAAATCGTTGAGAGTCTCAAAAAATATGCTGTTGACACTAATAATATAGTTATAATGACAGTACATCAACCAGGAGATGGGATGTTCAATTTATTTGatgatttaatatttttgactaGAGGTGGTTTGTTTTATGCGGGACCAGTTAATGAAATCaatagttttttagaatCGACCAATATTTGTCCGCCAACGAACATGTCACATTCAGAAGCGCTTTTCATGTTACATTCAGATCCCAAAGAATCGGAATTTGCCcgaaaatatgaaaatgcGGTTAAGGACATCGTTTATAGAAATGCAGTAAAAGATCCATTACCAGAGCCCAAAGCATGTAATAACAAAAGTATGGTTTTTTTTGGTATAAACGTTAGGCATATTTTCATTCTgttaaaacataattttagtTTAATGCTGAAAAGTCCTGATAGATTTAAAAGTTATTTGatgtttataatatttagtCTTCTCTCTTTTGGACCATctgttataataaaatttatcgCTAAACATGAGGATATTTTAGAAGATTACGATAGTTTAAGACAAGCaaacttaaaattttcagaAAAACTTGCTTTATCTTACGTTTTGTTTTCAAGCGAATATATGATTTCAGTTGCCTTATGGACtacattttttagtataaatATGCAAGACGAAGTTATTTTGAAGATGGAATTATTCACTAGAAAATATTCACTAATgacatattatttatacaaCTTTGTGCAGAAATTTTTGTGCTCTTACATTTTCTTAACTATTGGATATTTgattatgtttattatcGATTTCAACTCTGGTTATCCTGCAGAAACTATATACCTATTATATCccattataataatatcattatttttgacTGTTGCAGttaatttattgttaaCATCAATTCCTTTAGGTTTTAAAAtgtcatattttattgtccTGTGCAATACATTTGGGGTTTATTGTGGTCATACATTACTAATTAATGcgtacaaaatttttttggagCGTTTTTGGGATAAGACGCCTCTAGCATTAAATTTACTATTACTCTTTCCTAATTATTGTTTCGACATCTATTCTATGACCAAAATGCGTATTATTCGTAGAAATACTCAACCTCGATTTTTTCACGACATTATAGAGcatttaaaattctatGAAATTGGTGGTTATAGTCCTTATGCAGAATCGACGCCAATTATAAGAAGCAGACGTCAATATAGTCTCATTAGATCCCTTGTCCccaatgaatttttttatgatccTAAGTTTGCTCTATCCCTAATTTCTTTTGATATTGAACCCAatactttattatttattattccAATAAGTTTTTCTATCTGCGTAATGTTGACATTATTGAATATGTGGTTTAATAAAGTTAGTAACATCAGGACCAAACTTATGAGCTAA